The Fusobacterium necrophorum subsp. necrophorum genome has a window encoding:
- a CDS encoding ROK family protein gives MKYYSGVDLGGTNTKIGLCNEEGKILHSSSIKTDSIHGVEDTLKRIWLEIQKQLTEEKLKREDLSGIGIGIPGPVKNQSIVGFFANFPWEKNMNLKEKMETLTGIRTLVDNDVNVIAQGEAIFGAAKGHKSSITVALGTGIGGGIFVDGRLISGMTGAGGEIGHMKLVPDGKLCGCGQKGCFEAYASATGMIREALSRLYVNKLNALYEKFQGNYETLEAKDIFEAAAAGDVFSQEIVDYEAEYLAMGIGNLLNIINPEVVVLGGGIALAKEQILEPMKQKIRKYALEITLENLEIKTGVLGNEAGILGAAALFMLS, from the coding sequence ATGAAATATTATAGTGGAGTGGACTTGGGAGGAACAAATACCAAGATTGGACTATGTAATGAAGAAGGAAAGATTTTGCACTCTTCTTCTATTAAGACCGATTCCATTCACGGAGTTGAGGATACCCTGAAGCGTATTTGGCTTGAAATTCAAAAGCAACTGACAGAAGAAAAGCTTAAAAGAGAAGATTTATCAGGGATTGGAATTGGAATTCCGGGACCTGTAAAGAATCAGAGTATTGTTGGTTTTTTCGCAAATTTTCCTTGGGAAAAAAATATGAATTTAAAAGAAAAAATGGAGACCTTGACAGGGATTAGAACATTAGTGGACAATGATGTGAATGTCATTGCTCAAGGAGAAGCGATTTTTGGAGCGGCAAAGGGGCATAAGAGTTCGATTACAGTGGCATTGGGGACGGGAATCGGAGGAGGGATTTTCGTAGACGGAAGATTAATTTCCGGAATGACCGGAGCTGGAGGAGAAATTGGACATATGAAGTTGGTTCCTGACGGAAAGTTATGCGGATGCGGACAAAAAGGTTGTTTTGAAGCCTATGCTTCTGCAACCGGAATGATTCGAGAAGCTCTATCCCGATTGTACGTCAATAAATTGAATGCTTTATATGAGAAATTTCAAGGAAATTATGAGACTTTAGAAGCGAAAGATATTTTTGAAGCGGCAGCGGCGGGAGATGTTTTTTCTCAGGAAATTGTGGATTATGAAGCGGAATATTTAGCTATGGGAATCGGAAATCTATTAAATATTATCAATCCGGAAGTGGTAGTATTAGGGGGAGGCATTGCTCTTGCTAAGGAACAAATCTTGGAACCGATGAAACAGAAGATTCGAAAGTATGCTTTGGAAATTACCTTAGAGAATTTAGAAATCAAAACCGGAGTGCTTGGAAATGAAGCGGGGATCTTAGGAGCGGCAGCCCTTTTTATGCTTTCTTAG
- a CDS encoding ABC transporter ATP-binding protein, with translation MIIKLSKSIREYKTVSLLTPLLVSLEVIMECILPSIIALLINQIKSEGEIRLLFRYSFFAFILLGFSFLAGILAGTTSAVASCGFAKNLRKDMFYHIQHYSFKNIEKFPVSSLITRMTSDISNLQNAYIVILRTAIRAPLMLIFSFIMVFILGAKLVWIFFVVVPILVIGLIWIIRKAFPFFQKIFIQYDAMNNLVQENIKSMRVVKSYVREEYEEKKFNLTIHKLYTDSVKVRSILAFTSPLMQFCIYAITVFLLFFASYHITLPQKGNFDIGQLSSLLLYSLMILNSFMALSMVFVMISMSVESGKRITEVLIEKSLLSNPENPIFSLKDNSIRFENVSFQYSKKSKKKILTNINLQINTGETIGIIGSTGSAKSSLVQLIPRLYDVTEGSIKVGGVDIRSYDITTLRKQIVIVLQKNTLFAGSIRENLRFGRENATEQEMKKACQLAQADEFISHFQEGYDSWIEQGGTNLSGGQKQRLCLARTFLKNPKILILDDATSAVDTKTDRLIQKALSDFFPESTKIIVAQRIASIEHADRIILMEHGHIQAIGTHQQLLLENQNYRDIYISQKRMEDRNED, from the coding sequence ATGATAATCAAACTTTCCAAAAGTATTCGGGAATATAAAACAGTATCTCTGTTAACACCTCTTCTGGTATCTCTGGAAGTGATCATGGAATGTATTCTTCCTTCTATCATTGCTTTATTAATCAATCAGATAAAAAGTGAAGGAGAAATCCGTCTTCTTTTTCGCTACAGTTTTTTTGCCTTTATATTACTTGGATTCTCCTTTTTAGCAGGTATTTTAGCAGGAACCACTTCCGCTGTTGCTTCCTGTGGCTTTGCAAAAAATCTGCGAAAAGATATGTTTTATCATATACAACACTATTCTTTTAAAAATATTGAAAAATTTCCAGTATCTTCTCTGATTACTCGAATGACAAGCGATATCAGTAATCTTCAAAATGCATATATAGTAATTCTTCGTACTGCTATTCGTGCTCCTCTTATGCTCATCTTTTCTTTTATCATGGTGTTTATCCTTGGAGCAAAACTGGTATGGATTTTTTTTGTTGTCGTTCCCATTCTGGTAATAGGACTTATCTGGATTATTCGTAAGGCTTTTCCTTTTTTTCAAAAAATTTTTATACAATATGATGCCATGAATAATCTGGTCCAAGAAAATATTAAATCCATGCGTGTTGTAAAATCATATGTAAGAGAAGAATACGAAGAAAAAAAATTTAATCTCACCATACATAAACTTTATACAGATTCCGTAAAAGTCCGATCGATTCTAGCATTCACCAGTCCACTAATGCAGTTTTGTATTTATGCTATAACTGTTTTTCTTTTATTTTTTGCTTCCTATCACATTACTCTTCCTCAAAAAGGAAATTTTGATATTGGACAATTGTCTTCTCTACTGCTTTACAGTCTTATGATACTAAATAGTTTTATGGCTCTCTCTATGGTCTTTGTCATGATTAGCATGTCCGTGGAATCCGGCAAACGAATTACAGAAGTTCTCATTGAAAAAAGCCTTCTTTCAAATCCTGAAAATCCTATCTTTTCTCTAAAAGATAACTCCATCAGATTTGAGAATGTCTCTTTTCAATATTCCAAGAAATCCAAGAAAAAAATTCTTACCAATATTAACCTACAAATAAACACCGGCGAAACAATTGGAATTATCGGAAGTACCGGCTCCGCAAAATCTTCTCTTGTACAACTCATTCCTCGATTATACGATGTTACAGAAGGAAGTATCAAAGTTGGAGGAGTTGACATTCGTAGCTATGATATAACAACGTTACGAAAACAGATTGTGATTGTGTTACAAAAAAATACCCTGTTTGCAGGTTCTATTCGAGAGAATCTTCGTTTCGGAAGAGAAAATGCAACAGAACAGGAGATGAAAAAAGCCTGCCAACTTGCACAGGCAGATGAGTTTATTTCTCATTTTCAGGAAGGCTATGACTCATGGATTGAACAAGGAGGAACCAATCTTTCTGGAGGCCAAAAGCAACGATTATGCCTTGCAAGAACCTTTTTAAAAAATCCAAAAATCCTGATTCTGGATGATGCCACCAGTGCTGTGGACACCAAAACAGATAGACTTATTCAAAAAGCTCTCTCCGACTTCTTTCCAGAAAGCACAAAAATCATTGTTGCACAACGGATTGCTTCCATAGAACATGCAGATCGCATTATTTTAATGGAGCATGGACATATTCAGGCAATAGGAACACATCAGCAACTTTTATTAGAAAATCAAAATTACAGAGACATTTATATTTCTCAAAAAAGAATGGAGGATAGGAATGAAGACTAA
- the mglB gene encoding galactose/glucose ABC transporter substrate-binding protein MglB — protein sequence MKKMGIVLGALVLAAGLVGCGEKKEAAAPAENAVRMGLTAYKFDDNFIALFRQAFQAEADAVGDQVALQMVDSQNDAAKQNEQLDVLLEKGIDTLAINLVDPAGVDVVLEKIKAKELPVVFYNRKPSEEALASYDKAYYVGIDPNAQGVAQGKLIEKAWQANPALDLNGDGVIQFAMLKGEPGHPDAEARTVYSIKTLNEDGIKTEELHLDTAMWDTAQAKDKMDAWLSGPNADKIEVVICNNDGMALGAIESMKAFGKSLPVFGVDALPEAITLIEKGEMAGTVLNDAKGQAKATFQVAMNLGEGKEATEGTDIQMENKIVLVPSIGIDKENVAEYK from the coding sequence ATGAAAAAAATGGGAATCGTATTGGGTGCTTTGGTATTGGCAGCAGGACTTGTAGGATGTGGAGAAAAGAAAGAAGCAGCAGCTCCCGCTGAAAATGCAGTAAGAATGGGATTAACTGCTTATAAATTTGATGATAACTTCATTGCATTGTTCAGACAAGCTTTTCAAGCAGAAGCGGATGCTGTAGGAGATCAAGTTGCTCTACAAATGGTTGACTCTCAAAATGATGCAGCAAAACAAAATGAACAATTGGATGTGTTATTAGAAAAAGGAATTGACACCTTAGCAATCAATTTGGTTGACCCGGCCGGTGTCGATGTTGTATTGGAAAAAATCAAAGCAAAAGAATTGCCAGTTGTTTTCTATAATCGAAAACCTTCAGAGGAAGCGTTGGCTTCTTATGACAAAGCTTACTATGTAGGAATTGATCCAAATGCACAAGGAGTTGCTCAAGGAAAATTAATTGAAAAAGCATGGCAAGCAAATCCTGCTTTGGATTTAAACGGAGACGGAGTGATTCAATTCGCTATGTTAAAAGGAGAACCCGGACATCCAGATGCAGAAGCAAGAACTGTTTACTCCATTAAAACATTGAATGAAGATGGAATTAAAACAGAAGAATTACATTTAGATACAGCTATGTGGGATACTGCACAAGCAAAGGATAAAATGGATGCATGGTTGTCAGGACCGAATGCGGATAAGATTGAAGTGGTTATCTGTAATAATGACGGAATGGCTTTAGGAGCTATTGAATCCATGAAAGCCTTTGGAAAATCATTACCGGTATTTGGAGTGGATGCTTTACCAGAAGCTATTACTTTGATTGAAAAAGGAGAAATGGCGGGAACTGTTTTAAATGACGCAAAAGGTCAAGCAAAAGCAACTTTCCAAGTAGCTATGAACCTAGGAGAAGGAAAAGAAGCAACGGAAGGAACAGACATTCAAATGGAAAATAAAATCGTATTGGTACCTAGTATCGGAATTGACAAAGAAAATGTAGCAGAATACAAATAA